From Clarias gariepinus isolate MV-2021 ecotype Netherlands chromosome 2, CGAR_prim_01v2, whole genome shotgun sequence, one genomic window encodes:
- the LOC128540531 gene encoding galanin receptor 2a: MFSEAQASPELNYYAVDLQGFSNHYGVIFACTCGVILGVGFGANLLVFTLFAKHNTLRKNRLDVLILSMALADFLTLLLIPFTLHSAINFSWPLSDTSCKIYQFLLAFSLASSTYSLCAVSVARAMIITNPYHPPPTDLVVLMLILAWGLSFFISLPLRIFATKERLGPGLTNFTFCLPTIKEHHYQVILSQFVLYYLIPMLVIAVNYVRLARFLHKSPVMSMTSARNTRRASLMVFLAAGTFSVCWLPGYILELCVYLGLYSHGQAWEMFYFTCTVLQYLHPCVNPVLYVLLAKRYRGMQGAWLFQCNRNRVHPHVTSVNESF; the protein is encoded by the exons ATGTTTAGTGAAGCACAGGCTTCTCCAGAGCTGAACTACTATG CTGTTGACTTGCAGGGTTTCAGTAATCACTACGGTGTGATTTTCGCCTGTACCTGTGGTGTGATCCTGGGTGTGGGCTTCGGTGCTAACTTGCTCGTGTTCACTCTCTTTGCCAAACACAACACCCTACGCAAGAATCGCCTGGATGTTCTGATCCTCAGCATGGCTTTGGCTGACTTCCTCACTCTGCTTCTCATCCCCTTCACTCTGCACTCAGCTATCAATTTCTCCTGGCCTCTAAGCGACACATCTTGTAAGATTTACCAGTTCCTGCTGGCTTTCTCTCTGGCTTCCAGCACTTACTCCCTATGTGCTGTCTCGGTGGCTCGAGCCATGATCATCACCAACCCTTACCACCCGCCCCCTACAGACCTGGTTGTCTTGATGCTTATCCTTGCCTGGGGCCTGAGCTTCTTCATCAGCTTGCCATTGCGGATTTTTGCCACTAAAGAACGCCTCGGCCCAGGGCTCACCAACTTCACCTTCTGTCTACCGACCATCAAAGAGCACCACTATCAAGTCATACTAAGCCAGTTTGTTTTGTATTACTTAATACCGATGCTGGTTATTGCTGTCAATTATGTGCGCTTGGCTCGGTTTCTCCACAAGAGCCCAGTGATGTCTATGACCAGTGCGAGGAACACGCGCCGAGCCTCACTTATGGTGTTTCTGGCAGCTGGAACGTTCTCTGTGTGCTGGCTGCCTGGTTATATTCTCgagctgtgtgtttatttaggTCTCTACAGTCACGGCCAAGCTTGGGAGATGTTCTATTTTACCTGCACAGTGCTACAGTACCTGCACCCATGTGTCAATCCAGTGCTGTATGTGTTGCTGGCTAAGCGGTACCGGGGAATGCAGGGAGCCTGGCTCTTTCAGTGCAATCGCAACAGGGTGCACCCCCATGTTACTAGTGTGAATGAAAGCTTCTGA
- the pthlhb gene encoding LOW QUALITY PROTEIN: parathyroid hormone-like hormone b (The sequence of the model RefSeq protein was modified relative to this genomic sequence to represent the inferred CDS: substituted 1 base at 1 genomic stop codon), whose translation MYGVXRNGHEMRYTLNYSAREQIRICRVLWTSKMLTQWSFAVLLLSIPLPVQGQAIHALSNRMRRSVSHAQLMHDRGRYLQDRGRLLLMQELFNQANTANVWEPPSSSGANIQHVTWSAQDAKDFLLNIQIESAGTIDTLPQETNKEQPAATKRKKRLCLGKWRESNKRRRRPCSLQAQAALRPH comes from the exons ATGTATGGGGTTTAGCGAAATGGTCATGAGATGCGGTACACACTGAACTACTCTGCTAGAGAACAG ATAAGGATCTGCAGAGTTTTGTGGACGAGCAAGATGCTAACGCAGTGGAGTTTTGCTGTGCTCTTACTAAGCATCCCTTTACCTGTCCAAGGGCAAGCCATACATGCTCTCAGCAACAGAAT gaGACGGTCAGTGAGTCACGCCCAACTTATGCATGACCGAGGACGTTATTTGCAGGACAGGGGAAGACTACTCTTGATGCAGGAGCTTTTCAACCAGGCAAACACTGCCAATGTGTGGGAACCTCCGTCCAGCAGTGGAGCCAACATCCAACATGTAACCTGGAGTGCCCAAGATGCCAAGgactttcttttaaacattcagATAGAGAGCGCAGGCACAATCGACACCCTACCACAGGAGACCAACAAAGAGCAGCCAGCTGCCACTAAAAGAAAGAAGAGGTTATGTTTGGGGAAGTGGAGAGAGAGCAATAAACGAAGAAGACGGCCATGCTCGTTACAAGCCCAAGCAGCGTTAAGACCTCACTAA